A stretch of Paracoccus sp. N5 DNA encodes these proteins:
- a CDS encoding BCCT family transporter has product MSQISPSDPLASDAGIEALPPPEGPTQIIVTDYEIGQDNIEGVKPVAFDIHNPVFMISGAAVVVFTAATLLFPSVLGPFFGGLRDVVTSNFDWFFLIAGNIFVLLCLGLILSPLGSVRLGGPEATPDFSLTGWFSMLFAAGMGIGLMFYGVSEPLGHFTAALGGPVVENGVRTDWAPLDGAPGDELGARRLAMAATIFHWGLHPWAIYAVVALALALFAYNKGLPLTLRSVFYPILGERVWGWPGHVVDVLAVMATLFGLATSLGIGAEQASAGFHFLFGWSTALTAKIVLIVIITGVATASVVLGVEKGVKRLSEINMVLAVLLLLFVILTGPTWQILTGFFGNLAAYGTKILPLSNPFGRTDDNFRHGWTAFYWAWWISWSPFVGMFIARVSRGRTVRQFLTAVLIVPSLISVLWMTAFGGTAISETLAGFSGVADAALELQLFQMLSQLPLTAISSFIGIVLVIVFFVTSSDSGSLVIDTIAAGGKIHAPVPQRIFWCSFEGLVAIALLLGGGLTALQAMAVSTGLPFTLVLLGACWAIVKGLLAERRELA; this is encoded by the coding sequence ATGTCACAGATAAGCCCATCCGACCCCCTAGCCTCCGACGCCGGCATCGAGGCCCTGCCGCCGCCCGAGGGCCCGACCCAGATCATCGTGACCGATTACGAGATCGGCCAGGACAATATCGAGGGCGTCAAGCCGGTCGCCTTCGACATCCATAACCCGGTTTTCATGATCTCCGGCGCCGCGGTGGTGGTTTTCACCGCGGCCACGCTGCTGTTCCCCTCGGTCCTGGGGCCGTTCTTCGGCGGATTGCGCGACGTGGTCACCAGCAATTTCGATTGGTTCTTCCTGATCGCCGGCAATATCTTCGTGCTGCTGTGCCTTGGCCTGATCCTGTCGCCCCTGGGTTCGGTCCGGCTGGGCGGCCCCGAGGCCACGCCGGATTTCTCCCTGACCGGCTGGTTCTCCATGCTCTTTGCCGCCGGCATGGGCATCGGGCTGATGTTCTATGGCGTCAGCGAGCCGCTGGGCCATTTCACCGCCGCCCTGGGCGGGCCGGTGGTCGAGAATGGCGTCCGCACCGATTGGGCGCCGCTGGACGGGGCGCCGGGGGACGAGCTGGGCGCGCGGCGGCTGGCGATGGCCGCGACGATCTTTCACTGGGGCCTGCACCCCTGGGCGATCTATGCGGTGGTGGCGCTGGCCTTGGCGCTGTTTGCCTATAACAAGGGGCTGCCGCTGACGCTGCGCTCGGTCTTCTATCCGATCCTGGGGGAACGGGTCTGGGGCTGGCCGGGCCATGTCGTGGATGTGCTGGCGGTGATGGCGACGCTGTTCGGGCTGGCCACCTCGCTGGGGATCGGCGCCGAGCAGGCATCGGCGGGTTTCCATTTCCTGTTCGGCTGGAGCACCGCGCTGACCGCCAAGATCGTGCTGATCGTCATCATCACCGGGGTGGCCACGGCCTCGGTGGTGCTGGGCGTCGAAAAGGGCGTCAAGCGCCTGTCCGAGATCAACATGGTGCTGGCGGTCCTGCTGCTGCTCTTCGTGATCCTCACCGGGCCGACCTGGCAGATCCTGACCGGCTTCTTCGGCAATCTGGCCGCTTACGGCACCAAGATCCTGCCGCTGTCGAACCCCTTCGGCCGCACCGACGACAATTTCCGTCACGGCTGGACCGCCTTCTACTGGGCCTGGTGGATCAGCTGGTCGCCCTTTGTCGGCATGTTCATCGCCCGGGTGTCGCGCGGCCGCACCGTGCGGCAGTTCCTGACCGCGGTGCTGATCGTGCCCTCGCTGATCTCGGTCTTGTGGATGACAGCCTTTGGCGGCACCGCGATTTCCGAGACGCTGGCCGGCTTTTCGGGCGTGGCCGATGCGGCGCTGGAACTGCAACTGTTCCAGATGCTGTCGCAACTGCCGCTGACCGCGATTTCCAGCTTCATCGGCATCGTGCTGGTGATCGTGTTCTTCGTCACCTCCTCGGATTCCGGCTCGCTGGTGATCGACACCATCGCGGCGGGCGGCAAGATCCACGCCCCGGTGCCGCAGCGCATCTTCTGGTGCAGCTTCGAGGGTCTGGTCGCCATCGCCCTGCTTCTAGGCGGCGGGCTCACGGCCCTGCAGGCGATGGCGGTCTCGACCGGGCTGCCCTTCACGCTGGTGCTGCTGGGGGCCTGCTGGGCCATCGTCAAGGGCTTGCTGGCCGAGAGACGGGAGCTGGCCTGA
- a CDS encoding sodium:alanine symporter family protein: protein MNAVIDFLNLIFWNYVLIYGLLAVGVYFTLRLGFLQFRHFPELFRCVIGSGETDKSGITPLQALTVSLASRVGTGNIAGVAVAIYLGGPGAVFWMWMVALVGMATAYSESALAQLYKVHGEGGMYRGGPAYYISRGLGLPWLGAIFAVALIIAFGLVFNSVQSNSIAEAVNGAFGVPKWAVGLATAGLTAAIIFGGIPQIARVAEIVVPFMAGIYLLAAIIVIVMNLAAVPGALWQIVGGAFGLTEATGGLVGSIAAAAMNGIKRGLFSNEAGMGSAPNIAAVATPDPHHPSSQGFVQALGVFIDTILVCSATAVMIILSGVMEPGSGVTGTVLTQNALVHHFGAAGGVFVAVAIFFFAFTSIIGNYAYAENAFSYLGFGSKTGLTVLRVAAVLMVVWGAIQSVATVFNLADASMGLMATINLIAIVALSGTVAKLTRDYLAQRKAGKMPTFHLSQHADIGRGVDPEIWR, encoded by the coding sequence ATGAATGCCGTGATTGATTTCCTGAACCTGATCTTCTGGAACTATGTGCTGATCTACGGGCTTCTGGCGGTGGGGGTCTACTTCACCCTGCGGCTTGGCTTTCTGCAATTCCGCCACTTTCCCGAGCTGTTCCGATGCGTCATCGGTTCGGGCGAGACCGACAAGAGCGGCATCACGCCCTTGCAGGCGCTGACTGTCAGCCTGGCCTCGCGCGTGGGGACGGGCAATATCGCCGGGGTGGCGGTCGCGATCTATCTGGGTGGACCCGGCGCGGTGTTCTGGATGTGGATGGTGGCGCTGGTGGGCATGGCCACCGCCTATTCGGAAAGCGCGCTGGCACAGCTCTACAAGGTGCATGGCGAGGGCGGCATGTATCGCGGCGGCCCGGCCTATTATATCTCGCGCGGGCTGGGTTTGCCCTGGCTGGGCGCCATCTTTGCCGTCGCGCTGATCATCGCCTTCGGCCTGGTCTTCAACTCGGTGCAATCCAACTCCATCGCCGAGGCGGTGAATGGCGCCTTCGGTGTGCCGAAATGGGCGGTCGGCCTGGCGACGGCGGGGCTGACGGCGGCGATCATTTTCGGCGGCATCCCGCAGATCGCCCGCGTGGCCGAGATCGTGGTGCCCTTCATGGCAGGTATCTACCTGCTGGCTGCGATCATCGTCATCGTGATGAACCTTGCCGCAGTGCCCGGCGCACTGTGGCAGATCGTCGGCGGGGCCTTCGGCCTGACCGAGGCGACGGGCGGCCTGGTGGGCTCGATCGCGGCGGCCGCGATGAACGGCATCAAGCGCGGCCTGTTCTCGAACGAGGCGGGCATGGGTTCGGCCCCGAACATCGCGGCGGTGGCGACCCCTGATCCACATCACCCCTCGAGCCAGGGTTTCGTGCAGGCGCTTGGCGTCTTCATCGACACCATCCTGGTCTGCTCGGCCACGGCGGTGATGATCATCCTGTCGGGCGTCATGGAGCCGGGTAGCGGCGTCACCGGCACCGTGCTGACCCAGAATGCACTGGTCCATCACTTCGGCGCCGCCGGAGGCGTGTTCGTGGCGGTGGCCATCTTCTTCTTTGCCTTCACGTCGATCATCGGCAATTACGCCTATGCCGAGAACGCCTTTTCCTATCTGGGGTTCGGCAGCAAGACGGGGCTGACTGTGCTGCGTGTCGCGGCTGTCCTGATGGTGGTCTGGGGCGCAATTCAGAGCGTGGCGACCGTCTTCAACCTGGCAGATGCTTCGATGGGGCTGATGGCCACCATCAACCTGATCGCCATCGTGGCGCTGTCGGGAACGGTTGCCAAGCTGACGCGGGACTATCTGGCGCAAAGAAAGGCCGGAAAGATGCCGACTTTCCACCTGTCGCAGCATGCCGACATCGGCCGGGGTGTCGACCCCGAGATATGGCGCTGA
- a CDS encoding TIGR00366 family protein, protein MVQPFWALPILGIAGLKARDIMGFCTLHLVLSGIVISIGLTFV, encoded by the coding sequence ATGGTGCAACCGTTCTGGGCCTTGCCCATTCTGGGAATCGCCGGGCTGAAGGCCCGCGACATCATGGGGTTCTGCACTTTGCACCTGGTGCTTTCGGGCATCGTCATCTCGATCGGCCTGACCTTCGTCTAG
- a CDS encoding helix-turn-helix transcriptional regulator: MRRLVGRNFARLRQEQGLTQEQVEERSGFSQQYISGLERGHRNPTVITLYELAQALGVSHVELVRPPEEA; encoded by the coding sequence ATGCGTCGCCTCGTCGGTCGGAACTTTGCACGCCTGCGCCAGGAGCAGGGCTTGACGCAGGAGCAGGTCGAAGAGCGTTCCGGCTTCAGCCAGCAATACATCAGCGGCCTCGAACGTGGGCATCGCAACCCGACCGTGATCACGCTTTACGAACTCGCACAGGCCTTGGGTGTGAGCCATGTCGAACTGGTCAGGCCGCCGGAAGAGGCCTGA